One part of the Streptomyces sp. AM 2-1-1 genome encodes these proteins:
- a CDS encoding substrate-binding domain-containing protein: MREPVELRRQRILAVVRSRGAVKVSTLAEELDVSVVTVRRDVEELARAGRLRRGHGVARSVSLAREPDPAPAASRADPVEGGGAVALVVPERHSYLYETLHGARSVLDEHGVRVALHIAPQARGTERPLVEQALAGGARGLLIAPRWRSAAWEESDAEWLAGVGVPAVLMERRPRAGSALHALDSVCSDHWYGVHLAVEHLVSLGHRRIVLAARDDSPTARSIRAAFAEIAAARPEVDEWRIVLSSPDALASGGPSGADAPGAGTGEEAGRGGAAGAAVDLAAVLREIRATGAVLHGDVDALMLVQQLAESGVRVPQDCSVVAYDDVVAALGTTPLTAVSPPKAEIGRAAAELLLYRLEGSAGARGPVRRTELLPELKVRGSTQGVAPRDH, encoded by the coding sequence ATGCGGGAGCCGGTGGAACTCAGGCGGCAGCGAATCCTCGCGGTGGTGCGGTCGCGCGGGGCGGTGAAGGTGAGCACGCTCGCCGAGGAGCTCGACGTCTCGGTGGTCACCGTACGGCGGGACGTGGAAGAGCTCGCCCGCGCCGGGCGGCTCCGGCGCGGGCACGGTGTGGCGCGGTCCGTCTCCCTGGCGCGGGAGCCGGACCCCGCGCCGGCCGCGTCGCGTGCGGACCCCGTCGAAGGGGGCGGGGCGGTCGCGCTCGTCGTGCCGGAGCGCCATTCGTACCTGTACGAGACGCTGCACGGCGCCCGTTCGGTGCTGGACGAGCACGGTGTCCGGGTCGCGCTGCACATCGCCCCCCAGGCGCGCGGGACCGAACGGCCCCTGGTGGAGCAGGCGCTCGCGGGGGGCGCTCGCGGGTTGCTGATCGCTCCGCGCTGGCGCAGCGCCGCGTGGGAGGAGTCGGACGCCGAGTGGCTCGCCGGGGTGGGGGTGCCGGCGGTGCTGATGGAGCGCAGGCCCCGCGCGGGCAGTGCGCTGCACGCCCTGGACTCGGTCTGCTCCGACCACTGGTACGGGGTCCACCTCGCCGTCGAGCATCTGGTGTCGCTGGGGCACCGCCGCATCGTGCTGGCCGCCCGCGACGACAGCCCGACCGCCCGGAGCATCCGGGCCGCGTTCGCGGAGATCGCGGCCGCGCGGCCGGAGGTGGACGAGTGGCGGATCGTGCTCAGTTCGCCCGACGCGCTCGCCTCGGGCGGCCCGTCGGGAGCCGACGCCCCGGGAGCCGGGACGGGTGAGGAGGCGGGGCGCGGGGGCGCCGCGGGTGCCGCGGTGGATCTGGCGGCGGTGCTGCGGGAGATCCGGGCCACCGGCGCGGTGCTGCACGGTGACGTGGACGCGCTCATGCTGGTCCAGCAGCTCGCCGAGAGCGGAGTGCGGGTGCCCCAGGACTGTTCGGTGGTGGCGTACGACGACGTGGTCGCGGCGCTGGGAACGACGCCGCTGACCGCCGTGTCCCCGCCGAAGGCGGAGATCGGGCGGGCCGCCGCCGAGCTGCTGCTGTACCGGCTGGAAGGTTCCGCGGGAGCGCGGGGGCCGGTACGGCGTACGGAGTTGCTGCCGGAGCTGAAAGTGCGGGGTTCGACGCAGGGGGTGGCTCCCCGCGACCACTGA
- a CDS encoding tyrosine-type recombinase/integrase, with protein MRNATHWDTVVSKLGYEHLHRHDLRHTAVTWFADTGVQVHVLRRIAGHGSLTTTQRYLHPDVHKITTAGAAPSAHFNVLRAPRSLPSPSP; from the coding sequence CTGCGCAACGCCACACACTGGGACACCGTGGTCTCCAAGCTCGGCTACGAACATCTGCACCGCCACGACCTCCGTCACACCGCAGTCACCTGGTTCGCCGACACTGGGGTCCAAGTACACGTCCTTCGCAGGATCGCCGGCCACGGTTCACTGACCACCACCCAGCGCTACCTTCACCCGGACGTCCACAAGATCACGACCGCCGGAGCGGCGCCCTCGGCCCACTTCAACGTGCTGCGCGCACCACGCTCACTGCCGAGCCCTTCGCCATGA
- a CDS encoding sugar ABC transporter substrate-binding protein has protein sequence MPDRQSRRSVLATIASLPVAGALSACSGGGTSGPGTSSTDTSKVSDTRTGKGGKVRITFWSALRGSQEVVDAFNRSHRTVEVDFQQVPSGGQGGYAKLSNAARAGNAPDVATLEYPQVPGFAIDGVARDLTGLVSDTLRSRLLPQALGLTTFDQKVFAVPLDIEPMVMHYRTDLFAEYGLHVPRTWDEFAEAAAIVRRKGGERRLALFATDGATQMAAYAWQAGAQWFSTAGGTWNVSLADAPTRRVAAYWQRLVDRDQVFMNAVESRQSDAQIGNGRVLVRLSGAWDAGAQMKARPGQKGQWAVAPFPQWDPSEPSNGTHGGSTFAVTKDSAHPEAAMEFIEWQVSHPDALRARLSSGASSQYPAAPGLVSVGSQAFDRSYYAGQDIYRVFEEQARIIRDGWVWGPRMTATGKVMQDGFARASGGKGSLLSSIEAAQKGTMPDLRALGLSTSERSS, from the coding sequence ATGCCCGATCGACAGAGTCGTCGGTCCGTGCTGGCCACGATCGCCTCGCTGCCGGTGGCAGGTGCGCTCAGCGCCTGCTCCGGCGGCGGGACGTCGGGGCCGGGCACGAGCAGTACCGACACCAGCAAGGTGAGTGACACCCGCACCGGGAAGGGCGGCAAGGTCCGCATCACCTTCTGGTCCGCCCTGCGGGGCAGCCAGGAGGTGGTGGACGCCTTCAACCGGAGCCACCGCACCGTCGAGGTCGATTTCCAGCAGGTCCCTTCGGGCGGCCAGGGCGGTTACGCGAAGCTCAGCAACGCCGCCCGAGCCGGCAACGCCCCGGACGTGGCCACCCTGGAGTATCCGCAGGTGCCCGGCTTCGCCATCGACGGCGTCGCCCGCGACCTCACCGGCCTGGTCAGTGACACCTTGCGATCCCGGCTGCTGCCGCAGGCACTGGGTCTCACCACGTTCGACCAGAAGGTCTTCGCCGTCCCGCTCGACATCGAGCCGATGGTGATGCACTACCGCACCGATCTCTTCGCGGAGTACGGCCTTCATGTGCCGCGCACCTGGGACGAGTTCGCGGAGGCGGCGGCGATCGTGCGCCGCAAGGGCGGGGAGCGGCGGCTCGCCCTCTTCGCCACGGACGGTGCGACGCAGATGGCCGCGTACGCCTGGCAGGCCGGCGCCCAGTGGTTCTCCACCGCGGGAGGCACCTGGAACGTCTCGCTCGCCGACGCCCCGACCCGTCGGGTCGCCGCGTACTGGCAGCGGCTCGTCGACCGGGACCAGGTCTTCATGAACGCCGTGGAGAGCCGGCAGAGCGACGCGCAGATCGGCAACGGCCGGGTCCTCGTCCGCCTCAGCGGCGCCTGGGACGCGGGTGCCCAGATGAAGGCCCGGCCGGGCCAGAAGGGACAGTGGGCCGTCGCGCCGTTCCCGCAGTGGGATCCGTCGGAGCCGTCCAACGGCACGCACGGGGGCTCCACCTTCGCGGTGACGAAGGACAGCGCGCACCCGGAGGCCGCGATGGAGTTCATCGAGTGGCAGGTCTCCCACCCCGACGCGCTGCGCGCCCGCCTCTCCAGCGGGGCGAGCAGCCAGTACCCGGCCGCGCCCGGCCTCGTGTCCGTGGGCAGTCAGGCGTTCGACCGTTCCTACTACGCGGGCCAGGACATCTACCGGGTCTTCGAGGAGCAGGCGCGGATCATCCGGGACGGCTGGGTCTGGGGCCCCCGGATGACCGCCACCGGCAAGGTCATGCAGGACGGGTTCGCCCGGGCGAGCGGTGGCAAGGGGTCGCTGCTGAGCTCGATCGAGGCAGCCCAGAAGGGCACCATGCCCGATCTCCGGGCACTCGGCCTGTCCACCAGCGAGCGCTCCTCGTGA
- a CDS encoding sugar ABC transporter permease, with amino-acid sequence MAHTTSTPRPVPVASGTGRTAGPASPARARTGRATTGQRELGAAGVLMTPFFVLLVTVFLVPVGTAVWLSFFSDDQPGLGFGPEKTVFVGVRGYVAVLTDPTFLGGLGIVALYCLIYIPLIVIGALALALLLDSGVVRLRATAQLALFLPHAVPGIIAAIIWLYLYTPGLSPVIDLLGKADITVDFLGVHTVVPSIVNIALWSNLGYDMVVFYAALQAVPREVIEASVVDGAGPVRTALQVKAPLVRSSIVMVAMFTLIFALQLFTEPMLLGQSTPMINSRFSPSMYIYDAAFTRNNYGLAAAASVILLAFTVALSYGVTRWTNRADAVEEATR; translated from the coding sequence ATGGCCCACACCACCTCCACCCCGCGGCCCGTCCCCGTGGCGAGCGGTACGGGGCGGACCGCGGGTCCCGCGTCCCCCGCCCGCGCGCGGACCGGCCGCGCGACCACCGGGCAACGTGAACTCGGCGCCGCGGGCGTCCTGATGACTCCGTTCTTCGTCCTTCTGGTGACCGTCTTCCTCGTACCGGTCGGCACCGCGGTGTGGCTGAGCTTCTTCAGCGACGACCAGCCCGGCCTCGGCTTCGGTCCCGAGAAGACCGTCTTCGTCGGAGTGCGCGGTTACGTCGCCGTCCTCACCGACCCCACCTTCCTCGGCGGCCTCGGCATCGTCGCGCTGTACTGCCTGATCTACATCCCGCTGATCGTGATCGGCGCGCTCGCGCTGGCGCTGCTGCTGGACTCGGGCGTGGTCCGGTTGCGCGCCACGGCGCAGCTCGCGCTCTTCCTGCCGCACGCGGTGCCGGGCATCATCGCCGCGATCATCTGGCTGTACCTCTACACCCCCGGGCTCAGCCCGGTGATCGACCTGCTCGGCAAGGCGGACATCACCGTCGACTTCCTCGGGGTCCACACGGTGGTGCCCTCGATCGTGAACATCGCGCTGTGGAGCAACCTCGGCTACGACATGGTCGTCTTCTACGCCGCGTTGCAGGCCGTTCCGCGCGAGGTGATCGAGGCGTCCGTCGTCGACGGCGCCGGGCCGGTGCGTACCGCACTCCAGGTCAAGGCACCGCTGGTGCGTTCCTCGATCGTGATGGTCGCGATGTTCACCTTGATCTTCGCACTCCAGCTGTTCACCGAGCCGATGCTGCTCGGCCAGTCCACCCCGATGATCAACTCCCGCTTCTCCCCCAGCATGTACATCTACGACGCCGCGTTCACCCGCAACAACTACGGTCTGGCGGCTGCCGCTTCGGTGATCCTGCTGGCCTTCACGGTCGCGCTGTCCTACGGCGTCACCCGGTGGACCAACCGCGCCGACGCCGTCGAGGAGGCCACCCGATGA
- a CDS encoding DUF2750 domain-containing protein yields MRPPRGPVNRRASGLGPADRMRWATRVHIVLDDGNLAGPLALGALVGQPAGHGCGLRTPNEMGLWGTLGSVAMSQSGSQAAAFFRDVRTSRVVWLVRKDEGSPTHLSADGTRSFPFWSTSPRAQRAAKIWGHGLQVDSMPLGTWCDLVLPDAARDGLVIGTNWSGPRLVGWSFTPGEVLNRLAADS; encoded by the coding sequence ATGCGTCCGCCGCGCGGGCCCGTGAACAGGCGGGCGTCCGGATTGGGGCCGGCGGACAGGATGCGCTGGGCGACTAGGGTGCATATCGTCCTCGACGATGGGAACCTTGCGGGCCCGCTTGCCCTTGGTGCCCTTGTCGGTCAGCCCGCCGGGCACGGGTGTGGTCTGAGAACTCCTAACGAAATGGGTCTTTGGGGAACGCTAGGCTCGGTGGCCATGAGTCAGAGCGGTTCGCAAGCAGCGGCATTCTTCCGAGACGTCCGCACAAGCAGAGTGGTCTGGCTTGTCCGGAAGGATGAAGGAAGCCCGACTCACCTCTCCGCGGACGGCACGCGCAGTTTTCCCTTCTGGTCGACCTCGCCCCGGGCTCAGAGGGCGGCGAAGATCTGGGGGCATGGGCTCCAGGTCGATTCCATGCCCCTGGGCACCTGGTGCGATCTTGTACTGCCCGATGCCGCTAGGGATGGACTCGTGATCGGCACCAACTGGAGCGGGCCGCGCCTGGTCGGCTGGAGCTTCACCCCCGGGGAAGTCCTTAACCGGCTAGCGGCAGATAGCTAG
- a CDS encoding DUF309 domain-containing protein — MDETHRDRDTEGRARNARPRDGLGRPLPYGAEGVGRQPEGVVRSPEETLREAQRLLDAGLPFHAHEVFEDAWKSGPQEDRELWRAMAQLAVGLTHAARGNAVGGARLLRRGADVLDAYRTRDPYGIGVDGLIGWALELAGRVESPADTGAAPASSPADGARPAGGRPDAAAEAPRLRP; from the coding sequence GTGGACGAGACGCACAGGGACCGTGACACCGAAGGCCGGGCGCGCAACGCGCGCCCCCGGGACGGGCTGGGGCGCCCGCTGCCCTACGGGGCCGAGGGAGTGGGACGCCAGCCTGAGGGCGTGGTGCGTTCCCCCGAGGAGACGCTGCGGGAGGCCCAGCGGCTGCTGGACGCGGGCCTGCCGTTCCACGCGCACGAGGTCTTCGAGGACGCGTGGAAGTCCGGCCCCCAGGAGGATCGCGAACTGTGGCGCGCCATGGCCCAGTTGGCGGTGGGACTCACGCACGCGGCGCGCGGCAACGCGGTGGGGGGTGCCCGGCTGCTGCGCCGGGGGGCGGACGTACTCGACGCCTACCGCACCCGTGATCCGTACGGGATCGGGGTCGACGGACTCATCGGCTGGGCGCTGGAACTGGCGGGGCGGGTGGAGTCCCCGGCCGATACGGGGGCGGCTCCCGCGTCTTCTCCTGCGGACGGTGCGCGCCCGGCGGGAGGCCGTCCGGACGCCGCCGCGGAGGCACCCCGGCTCCGCCCGTGA
- a CDS encoding carbohydrate ABC transporter permease — MDRTARRTSRGSASAARRPGLTGRAVVNLVVGLSVLYTLLPVLWLVLAASKDRDALFKSNVLSLKGFSFVQNLKDLFSMDAGVYGRWYANSLLYAVLGATLGALISVACGYAFDKYRFRHKEKMFGLVLAAVMVPQTVLALPLYLMASKAGLVNTFWAVFVPVLFNPFGVYLGRIFSQGYVPNEVLEAARVDGAGELATYFRVALRMLGPGLVTVFLFQLTAIWNNFFLPMVMLSDQDLYPVSLGLYTWNSSASVSPEYYPVVIMGSLLAIVPLILAFALLQRFWRSGLTAGAVK, encoded by the coding sequence ATGGACCGTACCGCCCGCCGCACGTCCCGCGGTTCCGCCTCGGCGGCCCGGCGTCCGGGGCTGACCGGACGCGCCGTCGTCAACCTCGTGGTGGGCCTCTCGGTGCTGTACACCCTGCTGCCGGTGCTGTGGCTGGTGCTGGCCGCCTCCAAGGACCGCGACGCGCTCTTCAAGAGCAACGTCCTCTCGCTCAAGGGCTTCTCCTTCGTCCAGAACCTGAAGGACCTGTTCTCCATGGACGCGGGGGTGTACGGGCGCTGGTACGCCAACAGCCTGCTGTACGCGGTGCTGGGGGCGACCCTCGGCGCGCTGATCAGCGTCGCCTGCGGCTATGCCTTCGACAAGTACCGCTTCCGCCACAAGGAGAAGATGTTCGGACTGGTGCTCGCGGCCGTCATGGTGCCGCAGACCGTCCTGGCCCTGCCGCTCTACCTGATGGCATCCAAGGCGGGGCTGGTGAACACCTTCTGGGCGGTCTTCGTCCCGGTGCTCTTCAATCCGTTCGGCGTGTACCTGGGGCGCATCTTCAGCCAGGGGTACGTGCCCAACGAGGTGCTGGAGGCCGCCCGGGTGGACGGGGCGGGCGAGTTGGCCACCTACTTCAGGGTGGCGCTGCGGATGCTGGGGCCGGGGCTGGTCACCGTGTTCCTCTTCCAGCTCACCGCCATCTGGAACAACTTCTTCCTGCCCATGGTGATGCTCTCGGACCAGGACCTCTATCCGGTCAGCCTCGGTCTGTACACCTGGAACAGCTCGGCGTCGGTCTCCCCCGAGTACTACCCCGTCGTCATCATGGGCTCGCTGCTCGCCATCGTCCCGCTCATCCTCGCGTTCGCCCTGCTCCAGCGCTTCTGGCGGTCGGGGCTCACCGCGGGCGCCGTGAAGTAG
- a CDS encoding sulfite exporter TauE/SafE family protein, whose amino-acid sequence MDTLTLAQLAVLAAASVLVGFSKTSINGANTITLAIFAAVLPARASTGVLLPLLIAGDVLAVYVYRCHAHWPTLLRLFPAVAVGLVAGTLFLKYAGDGAVRASIGAILLVMVGVTLWQRQRQRQRAGAGASGDHGAGEAGEAEEGGPDGRRARKTARAQAGAYGVLGGFTTMVANAAGPVMSLYLLSSGMRKLGFLGTSAWFFLIVNVTKVPFSVGLGLIDGPSLLLDAVLVLFVLPGAWLGRRCVDRIDQRLFERIVLAATVLGGLQLLLL is encoded by the coding sequence ATGGATACCCTCACACTCGCCCAGCTCGCCGTGCTCGCCGCGGCATCCGTCCTCGTCGGTTTCTCGAAGACCTCGATCAACGGCGCCAACACCATCACTCTCGCGATCTTCGCGGCGGTCCTCCCGGCCCGTGCCTCCACGGGCGTGCTGCTGCCCCTCCTGATCGCCGGCGACGTCCTCGCCGTCTACGTGTACCGGTGCCACGCGCACTGGCCCACCCTGCTGCGGCTCTTCCCCGCCGTCGCGGTCGGACTGGTGGCGGGAACGCTCTTCCTGAAGTACGCGGGCGACGGCGCCGTACGGGCGTCGATCGGGGCCATCCTGCTCGTCATGGTCGGCGTCACCCTCTGGCAGCGGCAGCGGCAGCGGCAGCGGGCCGGGGCCGGGGCGAGCGGGGACCACGGTGCCGGCGAGGCGGGCGAGGCGGAGGAGGGCGGGCCGGACGGCCGCCGGGCGCGGAAAACCGCACGGGCCCAGGCGGGGGCCTACGGGGTCCTCGGCGGCTTCACCACCATGGTGGCCAACGCGGCCGGCCCCGTGATGTCGCTCTACCTGCTCTCCTCCGGGATGCGCAAGCTCGGCTTCCTCGGCACGTCCGCCTGGTTCTTCCTGATCGTCAACGTCACGAAGGTGCCGTTCAGCGTGGGCCTCGGCCTGATCGACGGTCCCTCGCTGCTGCTCGACGCCGTGCTGGTGCTCTTCGTCCTGCCCGGTGCCTGGCTGGGCCGTCGCTGCGTGGACCGGATCGACCAGCGGCTCTTCGAGCGGATCGTGCTCGCCGCGACGGTGCTGGGCGGCCTCCAACTGCTCCTGCTCTGA
- a CDS encoding AAA family ATPase, which produces MKPSRPLYERDPELAVAADAVNALSGAQAVGGLLVYSGEAGLGKTALLAEIQAMAADRCTVWSARAGETVTSVPFHVVRQLLQPVLVQIPVDEIRELFGDWYETTAPALGLAQPSGPQPDPQGVRDGLDHVVRQLAVRHSHRPLLLIVDDAHWADGESLDWLSSFTESLGDLPLLAVQAYRPQEMAERGRDGAFDPAALVDPAKLVRVKLRALTPDATADLVRAALGEHADDPFCREVWAVTGGNPYEAVELVAKVQDEEMPPVEDSAGQLRELGASARGRGLVARLERLGTNANRFAWAAAVLGTEISPEIAADLAGMSPAEAADSTARLREARIITGFNPLEFLHPLIASTIYDSIPSATRTAMHGRAAWALTRDGYGVAAASRHLLEVHPDDDQGVVKQLREAAEHHLALGAPQAARRCLERALQEPPRPEDRALMLYELGCATLLTSPATTVRHLRDALDIPGLDDRQRVDATFRLAAALAHNNQLKEAGDTLAAEAARTAPGPGLMRLQAAHFQWEGMQRVEDDGAARSRRLARNTDHLDARDNPERALITLRAFDAMMRGESAELVVAFCERALVDGRPARGLGWTDPEWGFEFPAMVGITYAFTDRLDRAQALFEEAMRAFEISGWSGAHLAFAHTLLGLVARRRGRLAEAEGFLTEGLRLADRVGKGLPVHWDAACLLIDTLLARGRTVEAREVADQYEFGAPYPYPSAMVLPDAPCISGRLLLAEGRTAEAIAELEAAGLALEARERHNGVWAPWAGDLARALVDVDPARGARIAAQARKHAERFGTDTAIGEALRCLAVFAPADEAEKLLADAVRHLEASSSEYEHALALYDYGLAIRSPRELGRAHKLAVACGAAALADRAQQARASLRAPE; this is translated from the coding sequence ATGAAGCCGTCCCGGCCGTTGTACGAGCGCGATCCCGAACTCGCCGTCGCAGCAGACGCGGTGAACGCGCTCAGTGGCGCGCAGGCCGTCGGTGGCCTGCTGGTCTACAGCGGGGAGGCGGGGCTGGGCAAAACCGCGCTGCTGGCGGAGATCCAGGCCATGGCCGCCGACCGTTGCACCGTCTGGTCGGCGCGGGCCGGCGAGACGGTCACGTCCGTCCCGTTCCACGTCGTGCGCCAGCTGCTCCAGCCCGTGCTCGTCCAGATCCCGGTCGACGAGATCCGCGAGCTGTTCGGCGACTGGTACGAGACCACCGCCCCCGCCCTCGGACTCGCCCAGCCCAGCGGCCCGCAGCCCGACCCCCAGGGTGTGCGGGACGGCCTGGACCACGTCGTCCGCCAGCTCGCGGTCCGCCACAGCCACCGGCCCCTGCTGCTCATCGTCGACGACGCGCACTGGGCCGACGGTGAATCCCTCGACTGGCTCTCCTCGTTCACCGAGAGCCTCGGCGATCTGCCTTTACTCGCCGTCCAGGCCTACCGTCCGCAGGAGATGGCCGAGCGCGGCAGGGACGGTGCCTTCGACCCGGCGGCGCTGGTCGACCCCGCCAAGCTCGTCCGCGTCAAGCTGCGCGCGCTCACCCCGGACGCGACCGCCGACCTGGTCCGGGCGGCGCTCGGGGAGCACGCGGACGACCCGTTCTGCCGTGAGGTCTGGGCGGTGACCGGGGGCAACCCGTACGAGGCGGTCGAACTGGTCGCCAAGGTGCAGGACGAGGAGATGCCGCCGGTGGAGGACTCCGCCGGCCAGCTCCGTGAACTCGGCGCCTCCGCCCGGGGACGTGGGCTCGTCGCCCGGCTCGAACGTCTGGGCACCAACGCCAACCGGTTCGCCTGGGCCGCCGCGGTGCTGGGCACGGAGATCTCGCCGGAGATCGCCGCCGACCTGGCCGGAATGAGCCCGGCGGAGGCCGCGGACAGCACCGCCCGCCTGCGGGAGGCGCGCATCATCACCGGTTTCAACCCGCTGGAGTTCCTCCACCCGCTCATCGCCTCGACCATCTACGACTCGATCCCGTCCGCCACCCGCACGGCGATGCACGGACGTGCGGCGTGGGCCCTGACCAGGGACGGTTACGGGGTCGCGGCAGCCTCGCGGCATCTGCTGGAGGTCCACCCGGACGACGACCAGGGCGTGGTGAAGCAGCTCCGCGAAGCGGCCGAGCACCACCTCGCGCTCGGTGCCCCGCAAGCGGCCCGGCGCTGTCTGGAACGCGCGCTCCAGGAGCCGCCCCGGCCCGAGGACCGCGCACTGATGCTGTACGAACTCGGCTGCGCCACGCTCCTCACCTCGCCCGCCACCACCGTGCGCCACCTGCGGGACGCACTCGACATCCCCGGCCTCGACGACCGGCAGCGCGTCGACGCGACCTTCCGGCTCGCTGCCGCTCTCGCCCACAACAACCAGCTCAAGGAGGCGGGCGACACCCTCGCGGCGGAGGCGGCCCGTACCGCTCCGGGGCCGGGCCTGATGCGCCTGCAGGCAGCGCACTTCCAGTGGGAGGGGATGCAGCGGGTCGAGGACGACGGTGCGGCCCGTTCGCGCCGGCTCGCGAGGAACACGGACCACCTGGACGCCCGGGACAACCCCGAGCGCGCCCTGATCACCCTGCGGGCCTTCGACGCGATGATGCGGGGCGAGAGCGCCGAACTCGTCGTCGCGTTCTGCGAACGCGCGCTCGTCGACGGCCGTCCGGCCCGGGGACTCGGCTGGACGGACCCGGAGTGGGGCTTCGAGTTCCCCGCCATGGTCGGCATCACCTATGCCTTCACCGATCGGCTCGACCGGGCACAAGCCCTGTTCGAGGAAGCGATGCGGGCGTTCGAGATCTCCGGATGGAGCGGCGCGCACCTCGCCTTCGCGCACACCCTGCTCGGTCTCGTCGCCCGCCGCCGCGGACGTCTCGCGGAGGCCGAGGGCTTCCTGACCGAAGGCCTGCGCCTGGCCGACCGCGTCGGCAAGGGCCTCCCGGTCCACTGGGACGCCGCTTGTCTCCTCATCGACACCCTGCTCGCCCGCGGCCGCACGGTCGAGGCGAGGGAGGTCGCGGACCAGTACGAGTTCGGCGCCCCGTACCCGTACCCCAGCGCCATGGTGCTTCCCGACGCCCCGTGCATCAGCGGCCGCCTGCTGCTGGCGGAAGGGCGGACCGCGGAGGCCATTGCCGAGCTCGAAGCGGCGGGACTGGCGTTGGAGGCCCGCGAGCGGCACAACGGCGTCTGGGCTCCCTGGGCGGGCGACCTGGCCCGCGCGCTCGTGGACGTGGACCCGGCCCGGGGCGCTCGGATCGCGGCCCAGGCCCGGAAGCACGCGGAACGCTTCGGGACGGACACCGCGATCGGGGAGGCCCTGCGGTGCCTCGCCGTCTTCGCCCCCGCCGACGAGGCCGAGAAGCTCCTCGCCGACGCCGTACGCCACCTGGAGGCGTCCTCCTCGGAGTACGAACACGCTCTCGCCCTGTACGACTACGGCCTCGCGATCCGCAGCCCGCGGGAGCTGGGCCGTGCCCACAAGCTGGCCGTCGCCTGCGGAGCGGCCGCACTGGCCGACCGTGCCCAGCAGGCACGCGCGTCATTGCGGGCCCCGGAGTGA